The Ruania alba genome has a window encoding:
- a CDS encoding acetyl-CoA carboxylase biotin carboxylase subunit yields MFTRVLIANRGEIAVRIAHTLRRLGVTSIAVYSDADDGAPHVWAADVAVHIGPARASESYLNVPAIIDAARRTGAEAVHPGYGFLSESTELARACADAGLMFIGPGVEALDVMGSKIRAKERVAGAGVPVIEGATENGTGAGSDRELLDAAAEIGAPLLVKPSAGGGGKGMQVVRDLAELPEALAAARRVAQAAFGDDRLLLERFVDAPRHIEVQVLADHHGSVITLGERECSLQRRHQKVIEEAPSPLLDEATRERICAAAEEVARSVDYRGAGTVEFLVPAQRPGHFAFMEMNTRLQVEHPVTEAVTGVDLVEWQLRVAAGERLDPALGQAPASGWAMEARVYAERPEAGFLPAAGTAQVVQWPDGARVDHALEPGTAVGTDYDPMLAKVIAHGATRGRPWRSWTGLWRRP; encoded by the coding sequence ATGTTCACCCGCGTGCTGATCGCCAACCGGGGCGAGATCGCCGTCCGGATCGCCCACACTCTGCGCCGCCTCGGGGTCACCTCGATCGCGGTGTACTCCGATGCCGACGACGGCGCCCCGCACGTGTGGGCTGCTGACGTCGCCGTACATATCGGCCCGGCCCGGGCGAGCGAGTCCTACCTGAACGTGCCCGCGATCATCGATGCGGCCCGGCGCACCGGAGCGGAGGCGGTGCACCCCGGGTACGGCTTCCTCAGCGAGAGCACCGAGCTGGCACGCGCCTGCGCCGACGCCGGGCTGATGTTCATCGGCCCCGGAGTGGAAGCCCTGGACGTGATGGGCAGCAAGATCCGCGCCAAGGAACGGGTGGCCGGGGCCGGGGTGCCGGTGATCGAGGGAGCTACCGAGAACGGGACGGGAGCCGGCTCGGACCGGGAGCTGCTCGACGCTGCGGCCGAGATCGGTGCGCCGCTGCTGGTGAAACCCTCCGCCGGGGGCGGTGGGAAGGGGATGCAGGTGGTGCGCGACCTGGCCGAGCTCCCCGAGGCGCTCGCGGCCGCCCGGCGCGTCGCACAGGCCGCCTTCGGCGACGACCGGCTGCTGCTGGAACGGTTCGTGGACGCGCCGCGGCACATCGAGGTGCAGGTGCTCGCCGACCACCACGGCAGCGTGATCACGCTGGGGGAGCGGGAGTGCTCGCTGCAGCGACGCCACCAGAAGGTGATCGAGGAGGCACCCTCGCCGCTGCTCGACGAGGCGACGCGCGAGCGGATCTGCGCGGCCGCCGAGGAGGTGGCCCGGAGCGTGGACTACCGGGGTGCCGGCACTGTGGAGTTCCTGGTGCCGGCCCAGCGACCCGGTCACTTCGCCTTCATGGAGATGAACACCCGGCTGCAGGTGGAACACCCCGTCACCGAGGCCGTCACCGGGGTGGACCTGGTGGAGTGGCAGCTCCGGGTCGCCGCCGGGGAGCGGCTGGACCCTGCGCTGGGGCAGGCACCGGCGAGCGGGTGGGCGATGGAGGCGCGGGTCTACGCCGAGCGCCCCGAGGCGGGTTTCCTGCCGGCGGCCGGGACCGCCCAGGTGGTGCAGTGGCCGGACGGGGCCCGGGTGGACCACGCACTGGAGCCGGGGACCGCCGTCGGCACGGACTACGACCCGATGCTGGCCAAGGTGATTGCCCACGGTGCCACGCGGGGGAGGCCCTGGCGCAGTTGGACCGGGCTCTGGCGGAGACCGTGA
- a CDS encoding biotin/lipoyl-containing protein codes for MDRALAETVILGLHTNVDYLRAVLAAPEVLAGTADTTLLDRIGGASGEQGDSEQRLPGALIAAALTRHAQAWTDDLWHQPSGWRLGRAEPVEYTYSSGDQVHRVLVTGPPTAARVEGAATIDGPEHSDARFGTISQSAVDSCSHQLRLDGVVRRVWVWEGTDGTWVRLNGRTTVLTRPRDAPAASGPGAVSGPELRTPMPGTVVAVHVHPGAPVEPGDLVVTVEAMKMEHQIRAASAGTISLDVAVGDLVRTDQVLGVVSGPESPQDTAEPSAVIHKI; via the coding sequence TTGGACCGGGCTCTGGCGGAGACCGTGATCCTGGGGCTGCACACCAATGTCGACTACCTGCGGGCGGTGCTGGCCGCGCCCGAGGTGCTCGCGGGGACGGCCGACACGACGCTGCTGGACCGAATCGGCGGTGCGAGCGGTGAGCAGGGGGACAGTGAGCAGAGGCTCCCCGGGGCGCTGATCGCGGCCGCACTCACCCGGCATGCACAGGCCTGGACCGACGACTTGTGGCACCAGCCGTCCGGGTGGCGGTTGGGCCGGGCGGAGCCCGTGGAGTACACCTACTCCTCGGGTGACCAGGTGCACCGAGTGCTGGTCACCGGACCTCCCACCGCGGCTCGGGTGGAGGGAGCCGCGACTATCGACGGTCCTGAGCACAGTGATGCCAGATTCGGCACCATCAGCCAGAGCGCCGTCGATAGTTGCAGCCACCAGCTCCGGCTCGACGGCGTGGTGCGGCGGGTGTGGGTGTGGGAGGGCACCGACGGGACCTGGGTGCGTCTGAATGGCCGGACGACGGTCCTCACCCGGCCCCGGGACGCACCTGCTGCCTCGGGACCTGGGGCAGTGAGCGGGCCCGAGCTGCGCACACCGATGCCCGGCACCGTCGTCGCCGTGCACGTCCATCCAGGCGCACCGGTGGAGCCCGGGGACCTGGTGGTCACCGTCGAGGCGATGAAGATGGAGCACCAGATCCGCGCAGCCAGCGCCGGTACTATCAGCCTTGACGTCGCCGTCGGTGACCTGGTCCGGACCGACCAGGTGCTCGGCGTGGTCAGCGGCCCGGAGAGTCCACAAGACACCGCCGAGCCGAGCGCAGTGATCCACAAGATCTGA
- a CDS encoding acyl-CoA dehydrogenase family protein, with product MPYGFTPEHLALAEKVRTFADTVVRPAAYEYDTRRELPQAIIAEMGAMGLFGLALPPEYGGSGPDYTAFCLAVEQIARVDQSLAVTLEAGIGLGAVPVLRFGTEEQKRTWLPSLARGEALAAFGLTEADAGSDASGTRTTADLIDGHWVINGTKQFITNSGTAITTLITVTAVTGERTREDGTRAPELSAFLVPVPTPGLEVGPAYDKVGWHTSDTHPLTFTDVLIPEANLLGERGRGYANAVTCLDEGRIAFAALCTGAAQGCLEEALRHSQEREVFGRTLGSNQHVAFMVARMQARVHTARLAWVEAARLMEVGERFKMAASLAKLVGAESAVANAHDASQIFGGYGFLNENLVARHYRDAKVLEVGEGTTEVQLGVIARELGLTETGMRRT from the coding sequence ATGCCCTACGGATTCACGCCCGAGCACCTCGCTCTGGCCGAGAAGGTCCGCACCTTCGCCGACACGGTCGTGCGGCCCGCGGCCTACGAGTACGACACGCGGCGTGAGCTGCCGCAGGCGATCATCGCCGAGATGGGCGCGATGGGCCTGTTCGGTCTCGCGCTTCCGCCCGAGTACGGCGGCAGCGGCCCGGACTACACTGCCTTCTGCCTCGCCGTGGAGCAGATCGCCCGGGTGGACCAGAGCCTCGCGGTGACCCTCGAGGCCGGGATCGGGCTCGGGGCGGTGCCGGTGCTCCGGTTCGGCACTGAGGAGCAGAAGCGCACCTGGCTGCCCAGCCTGGCCCGCGGCGAGGCGCTTGCCGCCTTCGGGCTCACCGAGGCCGACGCTGGGTCCGATGCCAGTGGCACCCGCACCACCGCCGACCTGATCGACGGGCACTGGGTGATCAATGGCACCAAGCAGTTCATCACCAACTCCGGGACGGCGATCACCACCCTGATCACGGTCACCGCGGTGACCGGGGAACGCACCCGGGAGGACGGCACCCGTGCCCCGGAGCTCTCGGCATTCCTGGTCCCCGTGCCCACTCCGGGCCTGGAGGTCGGCCCCGCCTACGACAAGGTCGGCTGGCACACCTCGGACACCCACCCGCTCACCTTCACCGACGTACTCATCCCCGAGGCGAACCTGCTCGGCGAGCGGGGCCGTGGCTACGCCAACGCCGTCACCTGCCTGGACGAGGGCCGGATCGCCTTCGCGGCGCTGTGCACCGGAGCCGCCCAGGGCTGCCTGGAGGAAGCGTTGCGGCACAGCCAGGAACGCGAGGTCTTCGGGCGCACCCTGGGCTCGAACCAGCACGTGGCGTTCATGGTGGCGCGGATGCAGGCGCGGGTGCACACGGCGCGTCTGGCCTGGGTGGAGGCGGCACGCCTGATGGAGGTGGGGGAGAGGTTCAAGATGGCGGCCTCGCTGGCCAAGCTGGTCGGCGCGGAGTCCGCGGTGGCGAACGCTCACGACGCGTCCCAGATCTTCGGCGGCTACGGTTTCCTCAACGAGAACCTCGTGGCCCGGCACTACCGGGACGCGAAGGTGCTCGAGGTCGGTGAAGGCACCACAGAGGTTCAGCTCGGGGTGATCGCGCGGGAGCTAGGCCTCACCGAGACCGGGATGCGCCGGACCTGA
- a CDS encoding MaoC family dehydratase, whose product MGPSQPEQKGSPPLREEVQRGRYLDELELDVRYRHAPGRTITEADDVLFTTATMNPQALHLDAAWCATQPFGRPLVNSMFTLATLVGLSVGHLTQGTTVANLGFEEVHFPAPMFHGDTLYAETVVLSTRPSASRPGQGIARLEHTGRNQDGTVVAVAVRSALMWTRAGHERHAHDDSREDT is encoded by the coding sequence ATGGGGCCGTCTCAGCCCGAGCAGAAGGGGTCGCCGCCGTTGCGCGAGGAGGTGCAACGGGGCCGTTACCTGGACGAGCTCGAGCTGGACGTGCGATACCGGCACGCACCTGGCCGCACCATCACCGAGGCCGACGACGTCCTGTTCACCACCGCCACGATGAACCCGCAGGCGCTGCACCTGGATGCCGCCTGGTGCGCCACCCAACCGTTCGGCCGACCGCTGGTGAACTCCATGTTCACCCTCGCGACGCTGGTGGGTCTGTCCGTCGGGCACCTTACCCAGGGCACCACGGTGGCGAACCTGGGGTTCGAGGAGGTGCACTTCCCCGCCCCCATGTTCCACGGCGACACCCTCTATGCCGAGACCGTGGTGCTGAGCACCCGGCCGTCGGCGAGCCGGCCCGGGCAGGGGATCGCCCGGCTGGAGCACACCGGCCGGAACCAGGACGGCACCGTCGTGGCCGTGGCCGTGCGCTCGGCCCTGATGTGGACCCGGGCTGGTCACGAGCGGCACGCCCACGACGACTCGCGAGAGGACACCTGA
- a CDS encoding HpcH/HpaI aldolase/citrate lyase family protein yields the protein MTAIPGPALLFCPANRADRYHKAAGRADGVILDLEDAVAAAERDAARESIAAHPLDPDRTLVRVNPAGTADHEQDVAAVRRAGYTRVMLAKASGPGDLDALHDLEVVVLCETARGVLAAPELAAMDAVVALMWGAEDLMASLGGTSSRFSVSTSGVAAPYRPVTRHARSRILLAAGAYGKAAIDAVHLDLDDHVGLRAEAEDAAASGFAATACLHPDQVPVVREAYRPDAARVRWAEEVLAAAPDGGGVHRLGRQMIDEPLLAQARAVLRRAGKEPM from the coding sequence ATGACCGCGATCCCAGGGCCCGCCCTGCTGTTCTGCCCGGCCAACCGTGCCGATCGGTACCACAAGGCAGCGGGACGGGCCGACGGAGTGATCCTCGACCTCGAGGACGCCGTCGCCGCCGCTGAGCGGGACGCAGCCCGGGAGTCCATCGCCGCCCACCCGCTGGACCCGGATCGCACCCTGGTGCGGGTGAACCCGGCCGGCACCGCCGATCATGAGCAAGACGTGGCCGCCGTACGTCGGGCCGGCTACACCCGGGTGATGCTCGCCAAGGCGTCCGGCCCCGGCGACCTTGACGCTCTGCACGATCTGGAGGTGGTGGTGCTCTGTGAGACGGCACGCGGGGTACTCGCCGCACCCGAGCTGGCTGCCATGGATGCGGTGGTGGCCCTGATGTGGGGCGCCGAAGACCTGATGGCCTCCCTCGGCGGCACCTCCAGCCGCTTCTCCGTCTCCACCTCCGGCGTCGCGGCGCCCTACCGCCCCGTCACCCGGCATGCTCGCTCGCGGATCCTGCTGGCCGCCGGTGCCTACGGCAAGGCCGCGATCGACGCCGTACACCTCGACCTCGACGACCACGTGGGCCTGCGCGCCGAGGCGGAGGACGCGGCGGCCTCCGGGTTCGCCGCCACCGCCTGCCTGCACCCGGACCAGGTGCCGGTGGTGCGGGAGGCCTACCGGCCGGACGCGGCCCGGGTGCGGTGGGCCGAGGAGGTGCTCGCGGCCGCCCCCGACGGCGGGGGTGTGCACCGGCTCGGGCGCCAGATGATCGACGAACCCCTGCTCGCCCAGGCGCGCGCCGTGCTGCGCCGCGCCGGAAAGGAGCCCATGTGA
- a CDS encoding VOC family protein, with the protein MTRLRLTTVNLSSPHPRELGEFYARLLGWEIARAEETDVYLRNPDGGVHLSIQLEHVYTPPVWPSTPGEQEMMIHLEIQVDDLTGGLEHALASGARLADWQPQDDVRVCLDPHGHPFCLWT; encoded by the coding sequence GTGACCCGGTTGCGATTGACCACAGTGAATCTGTCCTCGCCCCACCCCCGCGAGTTGGGCGAGTTCTACGCCCGGTTGTTGGGGTGGGAGATTGCCCGCGCCGAGGAGACCGATGTGTATCTGCGCAACCCCGACGGCGGAGTGCACCTGTCCATCCAACTCGAGCACGTCTACACGCCTCCGGTCTGGCCCTCGACGCCGGGTGAGCAGGAGATGATGATCCACCTGGAGATCCAGGTGGACGACCTCACCGGTGGCCTCGAGCACGCCCTGGCCAGCGGTGCGAGGCTCGCCGACTGGCAACCGCAGGACGACGTGCGGGTCTGCCTCGATCCGCACGGTCACCCGTTCTGTCTGTGGACCTGA
- a CDS encoding PIN domain-containing protein, producing the protein MESEERLAVFLDYENLALGAREHLGGMAFDFGPIADALAIRGRVVVRRAYADWSYFDEDRRSLTRHQVELIEMPQRMGASRKNAADIKMVVDAIEMAFERDYISTFVMCTGDSDFSPLVHKLRELNKRVIGVGVEKSTSRLLPAACDEFLFYDRLEGVEVPEDGEPTERRGRGRRGAQGGTKSSGEPSRQAPVPPPAVAAEPPPSPPEAAGEDEPVPADDAGSLEVLVAQTLAGLQSSTGGSVTASVLKRTLLRKDPTFSESDHGFRTFGDVLRHLAERGSVELASGPAAGDPEVSVPAHGEREDAFALLRAVVTEADGPVALSSLKNRLRKRRPDFSEKALGYRNFLQFCKDASAGAVDLRWDEDAEDYLLSA; encoded by the coding sequence ATGGAATCCGAAGAACGACTGGCCGTCTTCCTCGACTACGAGAACCTCGCTCTCGGTGCGCGCGAGCACCTGGGTGGGATGGCGTTCGACTTCGGGCCGATCGCCGATGCGCTCGCGATCCGCGGCCGCGTCGTGGTGCGTCGTGCCTACGCGGACTGGTCCTACTTCGACGAGGACCGGCGCTCGCTGACCCGCCATCAGGTGGAACTGATCGAGATGCCGCAGCGGATGGGGGCTTCGCGCAAGAACGCCGCGGACATCAAGATGGTCGTCGACGCGATCGAGATGGCCTTCGAACGTGACTACATCTCCACCTTCGTGATGTGCACCGGGGACAGCGACTTCTCCCCGCTGGTGCACAAGTTGCGCGAGCTCAACAAGCGGGTGATCGGTGTGGGTGTGGAGAAGTCCACCTCCCGGCTGCTCCCGGCCGCCTGCGACGAGTTCCTGTTCTATGACCGCCTCGAGGGTGTCGAGGTGCCGGAGGACGGCGAACCCACCGAGCGGCGTGGTCGCGGCCGTCGCGGAGCTCAGGGTGGCACGAAGAGTTCCGGCGAGCCGAGCCGGCAGGCTCCCGTCCCACCGCCGGCCGTCGCGGCGGAACCGCCACCGAGCCCACCCGAGGCAGCAGGCGAGGACGAGCCAGTCCCGGCCGACGACGCCGGTTCGCTCGAGGTGCTCGTGGCTCAGACCCTGGCCGGGCTGCAGTCCTCCACCGGCGGCAGCGTCACGGCCTCGGTGCTCAAGCGCACTCTGCTCCGCAAGGACCCGACATTCAGCGAGTCCGACCACGGGTTCCGCACCTTCGGCGATGTGCTGCGTCACCTCGCCGAGCGAGGGTCGGTGGAGCTGGCCAGCGGCCCGGCGGCCGGGGATCCTGAGGTGTCCGTGCCCGCGCACGGTGAACGGGAGGACGCGTTCGCGCTGCTGCGTGCCGTCGTCACGGAGGCCGACGGCCCGGTGGCCCTGTCCAGCTTGAAGAACCGGCTCCGGAAACGGCGCCCCGACTTCAGCGAGAAGGCGCTCGGGTACCGCAACTTCCTGCAGTTCTGCAAGGATGCCTCCGCCGGTGCCGTGGACCTGCGCTGGGACGAGGACGCTGAGGACTACCTGCTGAGCGCATGA
- a CDS encoding SDR family NAD(P)-dependent oxidoreductase codes for MSGPVRDDRAVVPPEWPVGLRALLGMAGFGPGPAEVRAVVDGRVVVITGASRGVGERVAIRLGAVGAHVVLLARGEDVDTVAERVRAHGGTATAYRLDLRDTAAASSTADRILADQGTPAVVISNAGHSIRRRFAEYSDRFHDVHRLMGVNALGPIALLLPLLREMTAAGSGHLVSVASASVDVPSPGYSAYAGSKSAFEAWLRALAPELGADGVATTSIHLPLVHTAMSAPTAAHAHAPGLTADGAAALVCRAIVDRPRLISPWWSRLGGLLSGLVPAASDRLLGSAVLRDRW; via the coding sequence ATGAGCGGCCCCGTGCGTGACGACCGTGCGGTGGTACCGCCCGAGTGGCCGGTGGGCCTGCGCGCACTGCTCGGCATGGCGGGGTTCGGTCCGGGCCCTGCGGAGGTTCGGGCAGTTGTCGACGGGCGCGTCGTGGTCATCACCGGTGCCTCGCGGGGCGTGGGCGAGCGGGTCGCGATCCGGCTCGGTGCCGTGGGTGCCCACGTCGTGCTGCTTGCCCGGGGTGAGGACGTGGACACCGTGGCCGAGCGGGTGCGTGCACATGGCGGAACGGCCACCGCCTATCGGCTCGACCTGCGCGACACCGCCGCCGCCAGCAGTACAGCCGACCGGATCCTTGCCGACCAGGGCACCCCCGCCGTCGTGATCTCCAACGCCGGGCACAGCATCCGGCGCCGGTTCGCGGAGTACTCCGACAGATTCCACGACGTGCACCGCCTGATGGGGGTGAACGCGCTCGGCCCGATCGCGTTGCTCCTCCCGCTCCTCCGGGAGATGACGGCGGCCGGTTCCGGGCACCTTGTCTCGGTCGCCTCGGCCAGTGTGGACGTCCCCAGCCCTGGGTACTCGGCCTACGCGGGCAGCAAGTCCGCCTTCGAGGCGTGGCTGCGGGCGCTCGCTCCGGAGCTGGGCGCCGACGGCGTCGCGACCACCTCCATCCACCTCCCGCTGGTACACACGGCGATGAGCGCACCGACCGCTGCCCATGCGCACGCACCCGGCCTGACCGCCGACGGCGCCGCCGCCCTGGTGTGCCGGGCGATCGTCGACCGGCCGCGACTGATCTCACCGTGGTGGTCCCGGCTCGGCGGGCTGCTCAGCGGCCTGGTGCCGGCGGCATCGGACCGCCTGCTCGGCTCGGCAGTGCTCCGCGACCGGTGGTGA
- a CDS encoding class I adenylate-forming enzyme family protein produces the protein MPQQDATEAQVSRSRRYLLPEAVGLLRAVRPRPRDVSALGALLRGGATLADVGLWAVRRAAGRPVLIDDDGVLTGADLNVAVHRLMAAIGDSPGRAVACLGDHRGLVATIIAAGALGIDLTLLSPRAGEQARRRVLSGDVGLVLHDGPARPDITQRQIDVRAVLQRPAGPVPAARRTRIPALVLHSSGSSGAPHPRTERRVGWAQLPTVVSLAAALGARRGEPMLVAAPLSHGHGLSALAAGLLVGAPVLLGASRHADHGLASIAAHRVGTWVGLPTQLADLMTQAGGAHLPLRRIVVGSAPLSAMVVEQVRSTVGEVLVNYYGTTESGTVTIARPADLAADPATVGRPATGVTIRIQDPAGWVLPRGETGAVLVRSPWRAAGERPWIRTGDLGRLDAAGRLTLAGREDGTVIVGGHRVTLAAVADWLERQMAVDRAEVTAVPHPRLGEVVHARIAGDVDLHELHTRARTELGDAAAPREIRAW, from the coding sequence ATGCCGCAGCAGGACGCCACCGAGGCGCAGGTCTCGCGATCGCGACGGTACCTGCTTCCCGAGGCGGTCGGGCTGCTGCGAGCGGTCCGTCCGAGACCGCGGGATGTGTCCGCTCTCGGTGCGCTGCTCCGGGGCGGTGCCACTCTGGCCGACGTGGGCCTGTGGGCAGTCCGGAGGGCGGCCGGGCGACCGGTCCTGATCGACGATGACGGGGTGCTCACCGGTGCGGACCTGAACGTGGCGGTGCACCGGCTGATGGCGGCGATCGGGGATTCGCCCGGGCGCGCGGTGGCGTGCCTGGGTGACCACCGTGGCCTGGTGGCCACGATCATCGCCGCCGGCGCCCTCGGGATCGACCTGACCCTGCTGAGCCCGCGGGCCGGAGAGCAGGCCCGACGGCGGGTGCTGAGTGGCGATGTCGGGCTCGTCCTCCACGACGGTCCGGCACGCCCGGACATCACACAGCGCCAGATCGACGTGCGCGCGGTGCTGCAGCGGCCCGCGGGCCCCGTGCCGGCTGCCCGCCGCACCAGGATCCCGGCGCTCGTGCTGCACAGCTCCGGCAGCAGCGGTGCGCCCCACCCCCGCACCGAGCGCCGCGTGGGCTGGGCGCAACTTCCCACCGTCGTCTCCCTCGCAGCCGCCCTCGGCGCACGGCGGGGCGAGCCGATGCTGGTGGCGGCACCGTTGAGCCACGGTCACGGGCTCTCCGCGCTCGCGGCCGGGCTGCTGGTGGGGGCACCTGTGCTCCTCGGCGCCTCCCGGCATGCCGACCACGGCCTGGCCTCGATCGCAGCTCACCGGGTCGGTACCTGGGTGGGCCTGCCCACCCAGCTGGCCGACCTGATGACGCAGGCCGGCGGCGCCCACCTGCCCTTGCGACGGATCGTGGTGGGGTCGGCACCGCTCTCGGCCATGGTGGTGGAGCAGGTCCGGTCCACGGTGGGGGAGGTGCTGGTGAACTACTACGGCACCACCGAGTCCGGGACGGTCACCATCGCCCGGCCCGCCGATCTCGCCGCCGACCCGGCGACCGTGGGACGCCCGGCCACCGGGGTGACTATCCGGATCCAGGACCCGGCCGGGTGGGTGCTCCCGCGCGGCGAGACCGGTGCGGTCCTGGTGCGCTCACCCTGGCGCGCAGCGGGGGAGCGGCCCTGGATCCGGACCGGCGACCTGGGACGGCTCGACGCGGCCGGGAGGCTGACGCTCGCGGGTCGAGAGGACGGCACCGTCATTGTCGGCGGGCACCGGGTCACCCTCGCCGCTGTGGCCGACTGGCTGGAACGCCAGATGGCTGTCGACCGTGCCGAGGTGACCGCAGTGCCGCACCCGCGCCTCGGTGAGGTGGTGCACGCCCGGATCGCCGGCGACGTCGACCTGCATGAGCTGCACACCCGCGCCCGCACCGAGCTCGGAGACGCGGCGGCCCCGCGGGAGATACGGGCGTGGTGA